From a region of the Enterobacter cancerogenus genome:
- the metF gene encoding methylenetetrahydrofolate reductase: protein MSFFHANQREALNQSLAEVNGQINVSFEFFPPRTSEMEQTLWSSIDRLSSLKPKFVSVTYGANSGERDRTHSIIKGIKDRTGLEAAPHLTCIDATPDELRTIAQDYWNNGIRHIVALRGDLPPGSGKPDMYATDLVALLKDVADFDISVAAYPEVHPEAKSAQADLLNLRRKVEAGANRAITQFFFDVESYLRFRDRCVSAGIDVEIIPGILPVSNFKQAKKFADMTNVRIPLWMSKMYEGLDDDPETRKLVGANIAMDMVKILSREGVKDFHFYTLNRAEMSYAICHTLGVRPGL from the coding sequence ATGAGCTTTTTTCACGCCAACCAGCGGGAAGCCCTGAATCAGAGCCTGGCCGAAGTAAATGGCCAGATTAACGTCTCTTTTGAATTTTTCCCGCCGCGCACCAGTGAAATGGAGCAAACCCTCTGGAGCTCTATCGATCGCCTGAGCAGCCTGAAGCCGAAGTTTGTCTCCGTCACCTATGGCGCAAATTCCGGTGAGCGTGACCGTACGCACAGCATTATTAAAGGCATTAAAGATCGTACCGGTCTGGAAGCTGCGCCGCACCTGACCTGCATCGACGCTACGCCTGACGAACTGCGGACAATTGCCCAGGATTACTGGAACAACGGCATTCGCCATATCGTTGCGCTGCGCGGGGATTTGCCGCCGGGGAGCGGTAAGCCGGACATGTACGCCACTGACCTGGTCGCGCTGCTGAAAGACGTGGCGGATTTTGATATTTCCGTCGCCGCCTACCCGGAAGTGCATCCGGAGGCAAAAAGCGCCCAGGCGGATCTGCTCAACCTGAGGCGCAAAGTCGAGGCCGGTGCTAACCGCGCCATCACGCAATTTTTCTTCGATGTGGAAAGCTATCTTCGCTTTCGCGACCGCTGCGTCTCTGCGGGCATCGACGTTGAAATTATTCCAGGCATCCTGCCGGTATCCAACTTCAAACAGGCGAAGAAATTTGCCGACATGACCAACGTGCGCATCCCGCTGTGGATGTCAAAAATGTACGAAGGGCTGGACGATGACCCGGAAACCCGCAAGCTGGTGGGGGCCAATATCGCGATGGACATGGTGAAGATTTTAAGCCGCGAAGGGGTGAAAGATTTCCACTTCTATACGCTGAACCGCGCGGAGATGAGCTATGCGATATGTCACACCCTTGGCGTCAGACCCGGTTTGTAA
- the katG gene encoding catalase/peroxidase HPI, which translates to MSTSDETNKMASIGKCPFHQGGVDHSAGAGTSSKEWWPKQLRIDLLNQHSSRSNPLGEDFDYRKEFSKLDYSALKGDLKALLTDSQPWWPADWGSYAGLFIRMAWHGAGTYRSVDGRGGAGRGQQRFAPLNSWPDNVSLDKARRLLWPVKQKYGQKISWADLFILAGNVALENSGFRTFGFGAGREDVWEPDLDVNWGDETTWLKHRDPEALAKRPLAATEMGLIYVNPEGPNASGDPLSAAAAIRATFGNMGMNDEETVALIAGGHTLGKTHGAGEATHVGTDPEASPIEAQGLGWTSTHGTGIGADAITSGLEVIWSQTPTQWSNYFFENLFKYEWVQTRSPAGAIQFEAVDAPDIMPDPFDPSKKRKPTMLVTDLTLRFDPEFEKISRRFLNDPQAFNEAFARAWFKLTHRDMGPKSRYMGPEVPKEDLIWQDPLPQPVFNPTPEDIESLKAEIVASGLSVSELVSVAWASASTFRGGDKRGGANGARLALAPQRDWDVNAAAVRALPALEAIQRTTNKASLADIIVLAGVVGVEQAAKAAGVYVTVPFTPGRVDARQDQTDIEMFNLLEPIADGFRNYRAQVDVSTTESLLIDKAQQLTLTAPELTVLIGGLRVLGANFDGSKNGVFTNREGVLSNDFFVNLLDMNTLWKATDESNELFAGSDRASGEVKYTATRADLVFGSNAVLRALAEVYASSDASEKFVRDFVAAWARVMDLDRFDVK; encoded by the coding sequence ATGAGCACGTCAGACGAGACCAATAAAATGGCTTCGATCGGCAAATGCCCGTTCCATCAGGGTGGCGTCGATCATAGCGCGGGGGCGGGTACCAGCAGTAAAGAGTGGTGGCCTAAACAACTCCGCATTGACCTTCTTAATCAGCATTCCAGCCGTTCTAACCCTTTGGGTGAAGACTTCGACTACCGCAAAGAATTCAGCAAGCTTGACTACTCCGCTCTGAAAGGCGATCTCAAAGCCCTATTGACCGACTCACAACCGTGGTGGCCTGCCGACTGGGGCAGCTATGCGGGCCTGTTTATTCGTATGGCCTGGCACGGTGCGGGCACTTACCGTTCCGTTGACGGACGCGGAGGGGCAGGGCGCGGGCAACAGCGCTTTGCACCGCTGAACTCCTGGCCTGATAACGTGAGCCTGGATAAAGCCCGTCGTTTACTGTGGCCAGTTAAGCAAAAATACGGACAAAAAATCTCCTGGGCTGACCTGTTTATCCTCGCGGGTAACGTGGCGCTGGAAAACTCCGGCTTCCGCACCTTCGGGTTTGGTGCAGGTCGTGAAGACGTCTGGGAACCGGATTTAGACGTCAACTGGGGCGATGAAACGACCTGGCTGAAACACCGCGATCCGGAAGCGCTGGCAAAACGTCCGCTGGCCGCCACCGAAATGGGCCTGATTTACGTGAACCCGGAAGGGCCAAATGCCAGCGGCGATCCGCTGTCTGCCGCCGCTGCCATCCGCGCGACGTTCGGTAACATGGGCATGAACGACGAAGAGACCGTCGCACTGATTGCCGGTGGTCACACCCTGGGTAAAACCCACGGCGCGGGCGAAGCCACGCACGTCGGGACCGATCCGGAAGCCTCTCCGATTGAAGCGCAGGGCCTGGGCTGGACCAGTACGCACGGTACCGGGATTGGCGCAGACGCTATTACCTCCGGTCTGGAAGTCATCTGGTCACAAACGCCGACCCAGTGGAGCAACTACTTCTTCGAGAACCTGTTTAAATACGAATGGGTGCAAACCCGCAGCCCGGCAGGCGCTATTCAGTTTGAAGCCGTGGATGCACCGGACATCATGCCGGACCCGTTCGACCCGTCGAAAAAACGTAAGCCAACCATGCTGGTCACCGACCTGACGCTGCGTTTCGACCCGGAATTCGAGAAAATTTCGCGTCGCTTCCTGAACGATCCGCAGGCTTTCAACGAAGCCTTCGCCCGTGCGTGGTTCAAACTGACCCACCGCGATATGGGACCAAAATCGCGTTACATGGGGCCGGAAGTGCCGAAAGAAGATCTGATCTGGCAAGATCCGCTGCCGCAGCCGGTGTTCAATCCTACCCCGGAAGACATTGAAAGCCTGAAGGCGGAAATCGTGGCCTCTGGTTTGTCCGTGAGCGAACTGGTCTCTGTGGCCTGGGCGTCTGCATCGACCTTCCGCGGTGGCGATAAGCGTGGCGGTGCCAACGGCGCACGTCTGGCGCTGGCTCCTCAGCGCGACTGGGATGTTAACGCCGCTGCCGTGCGTGCGTTACCGGCGCTGGAAGCCATTCAGCGTACCACCAACAAGGCGTCGCTGGCGGATATCATCGTGCTGGCGGGCGTGGTCGGCGTTGAGCAGGCGGCGAAAGCCGCAGGTGTCTATGTCACCGTGCCGTTTACGCCGGGCCGTGTGGATGCGCGTCAGGACCAGACGGATATCGAGATGTTTAACCTGCTCGAGCCGATTGCCGATGGCTTCCGTAACTACCGTGCGCAGGTGGATGTGTCCACAACCGAGTCATTGCTGATTGATAAAGCCCAGCAGCTGACGTTGACCGCACCGGAACTGACGGTACTGATCGGCGGCCTGCGCGTGCTGGGGGCGAACTTTGATGGCAGCAAGAACGGCGTGTTCACCAACCGCGAAGGCGTGCTGAGCAATGACTTCTTCGTCAATCTGCTGGATATGAATACCCTGTGGAAGGCGACCGACGAGTCGAACGAGCTGTTTGCCGGGAGCGATCGTGCCAGCGGTGAAGTGAAGTACACCGCAACGCGCGCCGACCTGGTGTTCGGTTCGAACGCCGTGCTTCGTGCGCTGGCCGAGGTTTACGCCAGCAGTGATGCCAGCGAGAAGTTTGTCCGCGACTTCGTGGCAGCCTGGGCACGAGTGATGGATTTGGACCGTTTTGACGTGAAGTAA